cccatggaggacaagatgcgggaagtaagactcagatggttcgggcacattcagaggaggagcactgatgcaccggtgaggaggtgtgagcgactggctgtagtgggcacgcggagaggtagagggcgacctaagaagtattggggagaggtgatcagacaggacatggcgcgacttaggattactgaggacatggcccttgacagggaattatggaggtcgagcattaaggttgtaggttaggggaaagttgtgaatatttctacagcacaatagagtgagactagccagttaggagttagactaagaatgtcattggtcgtctattgatgcagggcttttacctgctagtttttactataccagccatctatttcgtatttcgtattctgtatttcatatctcttataaagctgttattttattatgcatttttatggtactaatatatcgtctcctgttgctttttttgagccgagggtctcctggaaacagcctctctacccttcggggtaggggtaaggtctgcgtacatattaccctccccagaccccacttgtgggattatactgagttgttgttattgttgttgctagaatattattattaatttacatctcatgaactaataacaattaaaaaATTAACAATAGAATCATGTAACCTATTATAGACTCCCATtgtatctaatacaaaatttcaaattcaagttatgaactatctcaatagttATATGAATGCATATTTTATCcacaataaaataatatcaacattcAAACGATTTGACTATTGCATAAGacacatgtattatggtttgaactcttcaaatataataattaaatatttcgtaaataaattttagacacaataaaccacggctctgataccactgtagGACTGCATATATATGTTCGTAACACGCAACAGAAGATAATAACAATCCTAGGAAgaacttttcgtgtttaaaatatatttacaggtcaaagatcggatctaagacatacctggtgaagaaagtctcgtttcaaaatttTTCTTCGATtgtgcgaagactctatgtgtATTCACACCGAGACCGATTCTTTGCTATCAACTCTTAGATCAATTAAAACCTGCAAACAAATTGAATAAATTgtgtgctgaaatttttctcaaaacttcAAGCCAACTTCTTGACAAAGAAAGTAATTACTTTGTCAAATATATCTCTTGTTGTCTCACTCCAAAAAAATTAAGTGTCTTAACACTTTATTTTGTATGATATTTATACGCCTAAGTTGCCAACTTTTTCCTATACGGTTTGGGCAAAAAGACAGACTTGTCTTAACAAgtcttgaattttttttctttcattacaATATATAGTAGATGTACAATCACATTCCATATATGCATGATGAGTATGAAAGCCAATTCACATAATAATTGGACCTTTTCATTCTTTACAGTTTTGTCTTATATAGTAAAGGTATATGCATGATGAGTGTGAAAACCAATTCACATAATAATTggacctttttctttctttacaaTTTTGTTTTATATAGTAAAGGTACAATCACTTTCATATATGCATGATGAGTGTGAAAATCAATTCACAATATTAATAGGATTTCTGCCCTAGGATAAATTTCAATTCCAATCAAAAGAATTGTCGGCAGGCGTGGTTAGTCCTTATGGACTTTCAATTGATAATCCAATTCATAATTGGATTATTATTTTCCTGTAGGAAAACTTAATCCCATTTCAAATGGGTTTCATGAAAGCCACATGTGATTTTCTAATCCAATTCTAAATTAGATTATAGAACCAACTAATCATATTATATATGCAACTAAATATTAATCCatatatataatttaattttctattccaaatagaaaacttcagtttattcacaatattaattatatcctctgtgctagcaaagaatataataatatttcatttggactaataactaaatttatttgactaattaaattctttaatttaattaccaaataataaagcaattaaacctttagcaaagatcagaacactcgttagtgtgcgaccccccATAAGTTCATTACTAAACCAGTAGCAAATTGATCACATCAAcatactaatcaagggtgacgtctagcaacactccttaacgaccggatagcatgaagtatatttactctcaagaaccagtagaagaataatgtagtaattccttctgtctttatagctctggatcaccctaggatatggttcaactttCAAATCCAAATAGGCAAtcatgtgttcatgtcaaatataatcgaccattgaatgacctaagaaactcatttcttctttcattctaTTGCCCTGACCAAGGTCgtagtttggtcgtttataattcatgacaacatgaagcttaaactcattaccaagagttgacagattccatcttggaTCAATCACTATTTCTACAAGTATTTAaccgtacccaatatcctttcaactattgCCCTAGGGCCATAtgtgtctagtatcaaagcacaataaataacttgtcaattactatgacgatctcaggtcaaaggaaattcttacatcacattcttcaagagaatatcctattaataatttatggtaattctaaccattaggaattatccaatgaatCATATCtttatatgcatcatctatctatgcgaattagttaatgagatcaactaatctttatccaataaaaacgatcacataaatattgatcttaCCAGATTAccaatgtccaaattaataatcctatgatcaagaacaaatttagattaaattataagaaacttgactctcattatcatgatctccatcacaatgtcaaaTCTCAATAATTTAATCAATGACATTATCAAGTTaatcaaataattaataataactatgataaaagaatatcaaatgtcatatataaaaaatatgttcaaatcatcaaatatgatattggatctaggaCATATATATTATATCCCTAACACATATATGAtctagagaagaaaaaaaaatgaatatcAAGCTTGCTGCTCAAGAATCCGAGTTATCAAGCATCACATACCAATAAGCAAAGCAGACTACAGATTTCCTTGGGACCTAACGCCAATACTGAAGTTGCATGAAGACTATCTAGGAGGAAATGAAAAAGGCCAGGGGTCCAACCATAAACTGGCCAACATGCTAATGCAGAAACAAGAAGATGGCAAGCAGCTTGAAACCCAAGTGCAAAACTGGGGTAAGGATAGGATACATCTGCTGCACAGGCGGCCAACTTTGGACTGCAATAAAGGAATAAAAATAGTTAAATAGAGAAAGAAGGAGAAACTAGGTGAAAAGAATTGCTGGAACTTAGATGAAAGTGTAAGACGTTTCCTTACCTCACTTCTCTGTGCAACTGTAGAAGAGCATTTACTAGTTTAGTATTCCTATGCTGCTCCTTAGCTTCCTACAAGTTGAGTAAGAAAACAACTTGCCTCTGTCAGGAATATGTTGTGCAATGCAGAACTTGGGAAAAGATAAATGATCATCTAGCTTATAAAAAGGTAACCACCAAACCACAAATGTGCAGAAAAAGGGATGCTGCTCATAGAAGTAGATCTAACAGTACTATAGACAGCAATTATTCCAAACATCCTATAACACTTCTGCATTAGAATTGGCAGGAGCAAAATGTCCTAATATAAGCCCTCACTAATAGTTTATGAAGGATAGAGATGTCCTTGTTTGAAGACATAAATACAGCAATGCCCTCGGAAGGTCGACCAAGTTTCGATGAGGAACCGAAGAGATGATGCGCAAGCATTTGAAGACCAGCACTGGAGGaagcaacttgaaaatataacagcAAGTACTTTCTCCCCTAAAATAGTCACTACAAACCTTTAGCTTTTGCAACAGATTAATCAACAGCACCAGACAGGGAATTAGCAAATCAAGAAGGGTCTGTTCACGATTACGTTCCAGTAGTAAATCCGAAGTCGAATTGCATTCTGTACCCTCATCAACTAGGTAATCTGCTCAAGGAAAAATAGAAACACGAAAATTTTGTAAAGTATGACAACATATACTTTCTGAAGTCAGGAAAAAAGGGAAAGTAAAATAGAGAAGGGAATTGATGATAGATGTCACAATCAAATAAAAGCAAAATATTCATGATAAAGGATTTCCTAAGTTTGATCCggtgttatcaaaggcgaaaagcgcaaaaaagctCTAAGGTCTGTTGGGGCTTTAAGCGGAAAGCGCAAATAAAGCGTGGGCTTTAATGAAAAAAGGCGCAACTGGAAATATGTATATGTAGTCCAAGACCAATAATTATAAGCATGAATAACAAATATATGgacaaaaaaattgaagaaaaaataaagataaagtgaaatatcaattaTTCAGTATTGCATTTTCAGGATTACACACATTGGCTAGGAAAGTATGCCTTAGAGCCTTGATGCGACACTGAAGTGCCTGCAAAGCGAGGCGATGcgctcaacatgttttgagcctcgctTTAGGGCTTAAGCGCGCCTTTGACAACACTGGCTTGATCTTCCTACATGGCTCTCCAAGAACGAAATCCATAGAGCATTAGGGTCAAACTGAGAGACATCTGTCAGAAAAAGAAGCTCCAAAGCATGCCCATTTACTACCATCAAATAAGAAAAGCATATAATTTGCATATTAATATGATTTGAACAATAGAGCTGACAAATAAGCTGGATGAGttttcctcttttgtttttctgggACTCTTGGTCACAGTGGAAGAGAATTAGGGGAACTGCTATCTAATATTTTCTACAGAAACACTGTGTTAAGACCATGTGAAGCTTGGCCCTGTTCGCGTGTCACTGCATAATGGGAGCGACTCCAAAAATAGATTTAAGATCTATATTTTCTACTGTCCCTTCAAGACGTCAGATAAAATTGGAATGATAAAGATTAATATGACCTTTTCTTATTAACTAAGTAGATTCATTGAATGGCGTTAAGAAGATGGGAAAAACGATAAATATGACACTTGGAGCAAGGATGATAGACACAAACCGAAAAATGGTCCATACTTTTTTGACAATCAAGAAAGATCTAAATTCTCTACTGGACACCATCCCCTCTCAACAAAGCATGGACCATATCCAGGAAAGACGGGTGCATCCACATGTTCCACTATCTTTTTCTTTTGGCATAAGGGAGTACCAATCCTCTCCCCAGTTCCATGGTAAGATCAACTACCAAGCGTTTAAAGGAGGAAGGTAAAGGTAGAAGAAGAAGGCATCTTCACCAATAGACACTTCCAACATTATTTTCCCTTTTGGATACTTGATGGGTCATCGACCAGTCTTCAATTAACTGGCCATCATACTCCCTGACCACTTcaataaaggaaaaacaaccgaAAAAAGAAATGAAGAGTAGGATTACCAAAAACTAAAACCACTGCAAACCTTTTCTCCCCTCTGTCAATATTTCTCTCCCATAGTTTCCATCTCACAACCACTCAAAGTCTCAAACCGATATACCCAATGAATTAATTGAGTTGCACACTGATTGACCTTGACACCACTATTACCCAAAAGAAGTTCGTATATCAAATGTTTTAACCAAATTAACACGAAAAAACTCCGAGCAACACAAAGAAAGCACAAAATACTTGATTTGATTAAACAATGTAAAACTTCTGCTTTCATAAGAGAAGTTGATACTTCATTCCAAAGCATAACCAATTCATTAAACAGATTATGTGCATCATAAACCTAAGCTCTACTGATTGGGGTTTTTACTAGTGTTCCATATCACAAAATATGGTCGAACATTTATtttattctcttcttcttttgtaTTTTCGGATAATTTCAGTGTATGATAGAATGTGATGTCCAGAGTACGTAATGAAAACTTTTACATCCAATATGGGGTCAGAAGTTAGGAAAGCAATATGTAGCTGCCGAAGTATAGCTGAATCTTATAATTCAAGCAAACATAATGGTTGGAAAAACTGACCATATATGTTTGAGGACCTCTCAAGCATGAGCCTGCAGTTGATTAAAACTGCATGGATAACCATGACTGCACCTTCATCATAAAGAGCAGCAGTGACAGCCTTCACTAACAAACAACAATATTACGGATGAGTTTTTCCTAATGACATGTAATATGATCAGAATGACACCCCTATAATGTCATACCGAATTATCGGAAATAAACGCCAAAATTCGAAATGCTGTCGTCAGCTGAACAACAGATGAGTCACGAAGAACAACCCCAGGAAAATCCTTCTCGGTGATGCGTTTCCCAAGCATATTCTCTATGATATTACCATCAGTACAGGAAGAATCCCCAATGACATTATCAACGTCCATACCATCAGATGCCAAAAGACTTGTTGAGGCCATGTGAGCATCTCCTCCAGAAGCTAAGATAGCTGTATATCGTAAAAGACCAATTGCTCCACTCCTGTGGTACACCACACTAGCATCAATCCAGTCCAAAAGTCTTGCAGGAGCATCTTTTTTGCTGGATCCTGGAGAGGAGGAATGTAAGACTCTATGAAGTTCTTTAGCATGTCCAATCCAAGCCCCCAGAGAAGACGCAGTTGAGTCCGAAACAATGACCTCAAAAATCTCAGCAGTAGAGTGAAAGATAGTAAGGTTCAAGGGTGAAGCTCCTACAAAATCAAGAAGTTAATAGACATGAGGTGAACACTTTGAAAATTCAATGTAATCAGCATAAAGTAGCATCAAttccagtttttccctttttttaaaaagtaaagTAGCATCAGTTCCATTTTTTCTTGAGGTGAAAATTGCTGCTAAATGGAGTTCTCAAGTACCACAATTTGGGGCAACTGGATCCGATTCCCTGACTGAGTGAAGTATCGCAATTAAAGCTGAAAGAGCCTACACAAGACAAAAGAAATTCCAGGTCATGTAAATATAATACCAGAGATGGGCAAATGCATATCACTCGACGCAAGGGAAAACTTGTTTTTAGAGTTTCAAAATGAAGCACTAAATGATAAGCTATGGATATTAAGGTTAACGATAATAACTGCGTTAGCCAGTAAAACTCACACATGAAGCTTTTGAAACATTTCCACTTTATTAGATTGATGCAGAATAGGAGCCTATTACCTCTGGGAAATGAACCAGAGCCAACAAAGCCTGGCGCCCACAATCAGATCTGAAGAACATCCCAAAAGCATTAGTCAAAAGGCTGAGAGATTGTAAACCTTcagcataaaataaaaaaaggttCCTACCTGGCAAGACCACAAAGCTGCCATACTACCCACAACAAATCTTCAGAGCTTGGACTTGATGTGGTTAAACGGTCTATGGCATTAATCTGCGACATGTACAAGAGGAAATACAGTTGATTACTGGAGAGAAAATATAAACACAAAGAACTTTGAGGAATGAGGAGAAGATTTGTTTCGTTGCTTTCTTTCTTGTCTCTATAACGCAGAAGGGTTTAGAGGAACAGAGAAACAAGGAACATATTGATTTCAACAATAACCAGAACTCACTACCTTCAAATGCATCTCAATGATCAGTGCAACTTCACGTGAAAGTACGCCGTAAGTccgttgatgtaagctcagaaatgagatcctcTTGGAAATTATATAAAGTGATTTTACGTCCCATATTTTTTTTTGCAAGCCTTTGAGAGTTAATATTCAAGGATAAATGTTCATAAGGGTACATGTTGTTACACCCCGTACTTCAGACGTTACTATCATTATAGGATTATCTAATGTAAACTCAAAAAGTatgaaatccttctacaaggatAAGAAAGGTTTGCCGAAGTGTTAAGTAAAttaagatgaatatgagacttgttaaccataatttaaatgagtttaaagccATGATAtaactatatatgatgtttgtatatgaagtataaagtttgagaaaaatcggaTCTATGTTGCGGAAAAACCGgctaaggatttgccttgtaattgaatttttttgagaaatatatttcgtgtgctatataaTGTTTTTTTGGGACATATAATTGAAGGTCTTTGAATGTAGTTTCCAACGCTCTTAACAGTTCGTTCATACGACAtccggataaaaagatataagtgTTTGAAAAAGGGCCAGTGAGAAAGTGGCATGTGGTACCTTTTTGACTTTTAGAAAATGGGATGTTTATCTCTCTGTCTCGTCTCTTACTTTACTTTTCCAGAGATCTCAACTATATAACACCCCTAAACTCACCCTCAAGTCCTCCATAAGGATTTTCAACGATACTACCATCCGGGGCGCGAAATCAAGTAGCGATAACATCAAAATGATCCCTGCGACGTAAGTATCGCTATATCACCTTTTTTTCTTTATAGTTTGAGTTTTAGAAGGTATTTTGAAATTAATAAAAATGCCTAATTTCTGGTTGTAAGATCTTAAATATCAAGGAATGTTGATTAAGTCATTacataatagttagaactcacgggacggtgatcggaagtcgtgagttcgagttatttgatttgtaatggactgttttgtgggctgtTTCGTGTATATTTTGGGGCTGTATATTTTGCTGATATTTGATGGAGTTTCTGCAGGAGAAATGGTgcggagaaacaccacataatgactAAATGATGGATTAGTCATTCTTTGTAATATTTTCGGGGTGTTTGACACTACTATAGTCGCCATTTTGGGTATGAATCGATTGGGGTGTGTTGAgctgttgtaagctaaatattgtaagcac
This sequence is a window from Nicotiana sylvestris chromosome 3, ASM39365v2, whole genome shotgun sequence. Protein-coding genes within it:
- the LOC104230877 gene encoding protein virilizer homolog isoform X1, coding for MHLKINAIDRLTTSSPSSEDLLWVVWQLCGLARSDCGRQALLALVHFPEALSALIAILHSVRESDPVAPNCGASPLNLTIFHSTAEIFEVIVSDSTASSLGAWIGHAKELHRVLHSSSPGSSKKDAPARLLDWIDASVVYHRSGAIGLLRYTAILASGGDAHMASTSLLASDGMDVDNVIGDSSCTDGNIIENMLGKRITEKDFPGVVLRDSSVVQLTTAFRILAFISDNSAVTAALYDEGAVMVIHAVLINCRLMLERSSNIYDYLVDEGTECNSTSDLLLERNREQTLLDLLIPCLVLLINLLQKLKEAKEQHRNTKLVNALLQLHREVSPKLAACAADVSYPYPSFALGFQAACHLLVSALACWPVYGWTPGLFHFLLDSLHATSVLALGPKEICSLLCLLNDLFAEEGVWLWENGTPTLSVLRTLAVRTLLVPKKEKEINWFLQAGFREKLLAQLNPHLSKIAQIILYCSASTLVVIQDMLRVFIIRIASISADNDSVLLRPMILWIRDRLSEELPLSDLDSYKVQQLLSFLSLLLEHPHGKESAFTIN
- the LOC104230877 gene encoding protein virilizer homolog isoform X2, encoding MHLKINAIDRLTTSSPSSEDLLWVVWQLCGLARSDCGRQALLALVHFPEALSALIAILHSVRESDPVAPNCGASPLNLTIFHSTAEIFEVIVSDSTASSLGAWIGHAKELHRVLHSSSPGSSKKDAPARLLDWIDASVVYHRSGAIGLLRYTAILASGGDAHMASTSLLASDGMDVDNVIGDSSCTDGNIIENMLGKRITEKDFPGVVLRDSSVVQLTTAFRILAFISDNSAVTAALYDEGAVMVIHAVLINCRLMLERSSNIYDYLVDEGTECNSTSDLLLERNREQTLLDLLIPCLVLLINLLQKLKEAKEQHRNTKLVNALLQLHREVSPKLAACAADVSYPYPSFALGFQAACHLLVSALACWPVYGWTPGLFHFLLDSLHATSVLALGPKEICSLLCLLVLIDLRVDSKESVSV